Proteins from a genomic interval of Papaver somniferum cultivar HN1 chromosome 4, ASM357369v1, whole genome shotgun sequence:
- the LOC113274365 gene encoding uncharacterized protein LOC113274365 isoform X1, giving the protein MADISNSKTLHSTDVSDPSLGGSKRLRRVLPRRKTEPKEEHTCTTKELHDLVRPYAMDAISFYSEITGTKYELVEPGYIAHALLLKCLVHHLDFTAKKTDVDDAPEEIFFAELTTINKEIKNNGCRYCMNYNVQHPRDGGFMARGAGLFRDEPNDIPRRERNSTSTGSHDVVRPYAVDARSVYNERTPKIRRVQNMSLCSLVTLRMWISGYAFFTISTSRLKRLMLLMLQRRCFFAELTTINKVSYVKACRCMGPKIVISGDKNSG; this is encoded by the exons ATGGCGGATATTTCTAACTCCAAAACTTTGCATTCGACGGATGTTTCTGATCCTTCACTTGGTGGCTCTAAGCGTTTGCGTAGGGTTCTGCCTcg GCGTAAAACTGAACCCAAAGAGGAACATACCTGCACAACTAAAGAACTCCATGATTTAGTAAGACCGTATGCAATGGATGCCATAAGTTTTTATAGCGAAATAACA GGCACAAAATATGAGCTGGTGGAACCTGGTTACATTGCACATGCGCTTCTTTTGAAATGCCTTGTTCACCATCTCGACTTCACAGCCAAAAAGACTGATGTTGATGATGCTCCAGAGGAGATATTTTTTGCTGAACTGACAACTATCAACAAG GAGATAAAAAACAATGGCTGCCGTTATTGCATGAATTACAATGTTCAGCATCCTAGGGATGGAGGATTCATGGCTAGGGGTGCTGGATTATTCCGTGATGA GCCTAATGATATTCCCAGAAGGGAACGTAACTCCACATCTACAGGCAGCCATGATGTAGTAAGGCCATATGCAGTGGATGCCAGAAGTGTCTATAATGAAAGAACA CCTAAAATTCGTAGGGTTCAAAATATGAGCTTGTGCAGCCTGGTTACATTACGCATGTGGATATCGGGATATGCTTTCTTCACCATCTCGACTTCACGGCTAAAAAGACTGATGTTGTTGATGCTCCAGAGGAGATGTTTTTTTGCTGAACTGACAACTATCAACAAGGTTAGTTATGTCAAGGCTTGCAGATGCATGGGGCCAAAAATAGTAATTTCAG GAGATAAAAACAGTGGCTGA
- the LOC113274365 gene encoding uncharacterized protein LOC113274365 isoform X4: MADISNSKTLHSTDVSDPSLGGSKRLRRVLPRRKTEPKEEHTCTTKELHDLVRPYAMDAISFYSEITGTKYELVEPGYIAHALLLKCLVHHLDFTAKKTDVDDAPEEIFFAELTTINKEIKNNGCRYCMNYNVQHPRDGGFMARGAGLFRDEPNDIPRRERNSTSTGSHDVVRPYAVDARSVYNERTPKIRRVQNMSLCSLVTLRMWISGYAFFTISTSRLKRLMLLMLQRRCFFAELTTINKEIKTVADVIACLTVFSIRG, from the exons ATGGCGGATATTTCTAACTCCAAAACTTTGCATTCGACGGATGTTTCTGATCCTTCACTTGGTGGCTCTAAGCGTTTGCGTAGGGTTCTGCCTcg GCGTAAAACTGAACCCAAAGAGGAACATACCTGCACAACTAAAGAACTCCATGATTTAGTAAGACCGTATGCAATGGATGCCATAAGTTTTTATAGCGAAATAACA GGCACAAAATATGAGCTGGTGGAACCTGGTTACATTGCACATGCGCTTCTTTTGAAATGCCTTGTTCACCATCTCGACTTCACAGCCAAAAAGACTGATGTTGATGATGCTCCAGAGGAGATATTTTTTGCTGAACTGACAACTATCAACAAG GAGATAAAAAACAATGGCTGCCGTTATTGCATGAATTACAATGTTCAGCATCCTAGGGATGGAGGATTCATGGCTAGGGGTGCTGGATTATTCCGTGATGA GCCTAATGATATTCCCAGAAGGGAACGTAACTCCACATCTACAGGCAGCCATGATGTAGTAAGGCCATATGCAGTGGATGCCAGAAGTGTCTATAATGAAAGAACA CCTAAAATTCGTAGGGTTCAAAATATGAGCTTGTGCAGCCTGGTTACATTACGCATGTGGATATCGGGATATGCTTTCTTCACCATCTCGACTTCACGGCTAAAAAGACTGATGTTGTTGATGCTCCAGAGGAGATGTTTTTTTGCTGAACTGACAACTATCAACAAG GAGATAAAAACAGTGGCTGATGTTATTGCATGTCTTACAGTGTTCAGCATCCGGGGGTGA
- the LOC113274365 gene encoding uncharacterized protein LOC113274365 isoform X5: MADISNSKTLHSTDVSDPSLGGSKRLRRVLPRRKTEPKEEHTCTTKELHDLVRPYAMDAISFYSEITGTKYELVEPGYIAHALLLKCLVHHLDFTAKKTDVDDAPEEIFFAELTTINKEIKNNGCRYCMNYNVQHPRDGGFMARGAGLFRDEPNDIPRRERNSTSTGSHDVVRPYAVDARSVYNERTPGYITHVDIGICFLHHLDFTAKKTDVVDAPEEMFFC; this comes from the exons ATGGCGGATATTTCTAACTCCAAAACTTTGCATTCGACGGATGTTTCTGATCCTTCACTTGGTGGCTCTAAGCGTTTGCGTAGGGTTCTGCCTcg GCGTAAAACTGAACCCAAAGAGGAACATACCTGCACAACTAAAGAACTCCATGATTTAGTAAGACCGTATGCAATGGATGCCATAAGTTTTTATAGCGAAATAACA GGCACAAAATATGAGCTGGTGGAACCTGGTTACATTGCACATGCGCTTCTTTTGAAATGCCTTGTTCACCATCTCGACTTCACAGCCAAAAAGACTGATGTTGATGATGCTCCAGAGGAGATATTTTTTGCTGAACTGACAACTATCAACAAG GAGATAAAAAACAATGGCTGCCGTTATTGCATGAATTACAATGTTCAGCATCCTAGGGATGGAGGATTCATGGCTAGGGGTGCTGGATTATTCCGTGATGA GCCTAATGATATTCCCAGAAGGGAACGTAACTCCACATCTACAGGCAGCCATGATGTAGTAAGGCCATATGCAGTGGATGCCAGAAGTGTCTATAATGAAAGAACA CCTGGTTACATTACGCATGTGGATATCGGGATATGCTTTCTTCACCATCTCGACTTCACGGCTAAAAAGACTGATGTTGTTGATGCTCCAGAGGAGATGTTTTTTTGCTGA
- the LOC113271597 gene encoding uncharacterized protein LOC113271597 produces the protein MVEKIILSYEIVYDGPVDEEALLSKCREAVSFVDRVDKEIGGDYSSGKFNESVLAELQEQHGILRESIEQLTAVESSRTNLVSRLREALEEQKLKLKQVHVQLQAAQTRSEQVVNICEQSINCNSGNVQTMERLKETSTVAGIPSSVTSETPVANGDEKERPGPVVTSISSNMEEDTSKSAAAIVATELTVSFVHNSLASNDGIVNQQNHPPPIEFSSLKRIKLENVTPSGIQSQQPASDPLPSCPHPEPLQHDAAVTSEQSMQQQKPPSPDPILSSSSLPLTLPPTPLPQSQFMQSSAASMTSAPNSYAVAGVSSDQPSKFCQEFPGSEGGFYNQSSVPASSAISQQ, from the exons ATGGTGGAGAAAATTATTTTGAGTTATGAAATTGTATATGATGGCCCTGTCGATGAAGAAGCTTTATTGAGCAAATGCAGGGAAgctgtttcttttgttgatagaGTAGATAAGGAAATTGGCGGTGATTATAGCTCGG GGAAATTCAATGAGTCTGTACTGGCCGAGCTTCAGGAGCAGCATGGTATACTGAGAGAAAGCATTGAGCAGTTGACAGCAGTTGAATCATCAAGAACAAATCTTGTCTCACGCTTAAGGGAGGCTCTTGAAGAGCAG AAATTAAAGTTGAAGCAAGTCCATGTCCAGTTACAG GCTGCTCAGACTCGATCAGAACAGGTTGTAAACATCTGCGAACAGTCAATAAACTGCAATAGCGGAAATGTGCAAACTATGGAAAGGTTGAAGGAAACAAGCACTGTCGCTGGCATACCTTCAAGTGTCACTTCAGAAACTCCAGTGGCTAATGGGGACGAGAAAGAGAGACCAGGTCCCGTTGTCACCAGCATTTCTTCCAACATGGAAGAGGATACTTCAAAGTCTGCAGCTGCAATTGTGGCTACAGAACTCACAGTCTCATTTGTCCATAACTCTCTAGCATCTAACGACGGCATTGTGAACCAGCAAAATCACCCTCCTCCTATTGAGTTTTCTTCATTAAAGAGGATCAAACTCGAAAATGTAACACCTTCAGGTATACAGTCTCAGCAACCAGCGTCAGATCCCTTACCTTCTTGTCCACACCCTGAACCATTGCAACATGATGCTGCAGTCACTTCTGAGCAATCAATGCAACAACAGAAACCACCCTCACCGGATCCAATTCTTTCATCGTCGTCATTGCCCTTAACATTACCTCCTACCCCTTTACCACAAAGCCAGTTCATGCAGAGTAGTGCCGCATCTATGACAAGTGCACCAAACAGTTATGCAGTTGCAGGCGTGTCTTCCGACCAACCTTCAAAGTTCTGTCAAGAATTTCCAGGATCAGAAGGTGGATTTTATAATCAGTCATCAGTGCCTGCATCATCCGCAATCTCTCAGCAGTAG
- the LOC113274365 gene encoding uncharacterized protein LOC113274365 isoform X2 encodes MADISNSKTLHSTDVSDPSLGGSKRLRRVLPRRKTEPKEEHTCTTKELHDLVRPYAMDAISFYSEITGTKYELVEPGYIAHALLLKCLVHHLDFTAKKTDVDDAPEEIFFAELTTINKEIKNNGCRYCMNYNVQHPRDGGFMARGAGLFRDEPNDIPRRERNSTSTGSHDVVRPYAVDARSVYNERTPKIRRVQNMSLCSLVTLRMWISGYAFFTISTSRLKRLMLLMLQRRCFFAELTTINKVSYVKACRCMGPKIVISVFSIRG; translated from the exons ATGGCGGATATTTCTAACTCCAAAACTTTGCATTCGACGGATGTTTCTGATCCTTCACTTGGTGGCTCTAAGCGTTTGCGTAGGGTTCTGCCTcg GCGTAAAACTGAACCCAAAGAGGAACATACCTGCACAACTAAAGAACTCCATGATTTAGTAAGACCGTATGCAATGGATGCCATAAGTTTTTATAGCGAAATAACA GGCACAAAATATGAGCTGGTGGAACCTGGTTACATTGCACATGCGCTTCTTTTGAAATGCCTTGTTCACCATCTCGACTTCACAGCCAAAAAGACTGATGTTGATGATGCTCCAGAGGAGATATTTTTTGCTGAACTGACAACTATCAACAAG GAGATAAAAAACAATGGCTGCCGTTATTGCATGAATTACAATGTTCAGCATCCTAGGGATGGAGGATTCATGGCTAGGGGTGCTGGATTATTCCGTGATGA GCCTAATGATATTCCCAGAAGGGAACGTAACTCCACATCTACAGGCAGCCATGATGTAGTAAGGCCATATGCAGTGGATGCCAGAAGTGTCTATAATGAAAGAACA CCTAAAATTCGTAGGGTTCAAAATATGAGCTTGTGCAGCCTGGTTACATTACGCATGTGGATATCGGGATATGCTTTCTTCACCATCTCGACTTCACGGCTAAAAAGACTGATGTTGTTGATGCTCCAGAGGAGATGTTTTTTTGCTGAACTGACAACTATCAACAAGGTTAGTTATGTCAAGGCTTGCAGATGCATGGGGCCAAAAATAGTAATTTCAG TGTTCAGCATCCGGGGGTGA
- the LOC113274365 gene encoding uncharacterized protein LOC113274365 isoform X3 has protein sequence MADISNSKTLHSTDVSDPSLGGSKRLRRVLPRRKTEPKEEHTCTTKELHDLVRPYAMDAISFYSEITGTKYELVEPGYIAHALLLKCLVHHLDFTAKKTDVDDAPEEIFFAELTTINKEIKNNGCRYCMNYNVQHPRDGGFMARGAGLFRDEPNDIPRRERNSTSTGSHDVVRPYAVDARSVYNERTPKIRRVQNMSLCSLVTLRMWISGYAFFTISTSRLKRLMLLMLQRRCFFAELTTINKCSASGGEGFMADGAGLFRDL, from the exons ATGGCGGATATTTCTAACTCCAAAACTTTGCATTCGACGGATGTTTCTGATCCTTCACTTGGTGGCTCTAAGCGTTTGCGTAGGGTTCTGCCTcg GCGTAAAACTGAACCCAAAGAGGAACATACCTGCACAACTAAAGAACTCCATGATTTAGTAAGACCGTATGCAATGGATGCCATAAGTTTTTATAGCGAAATAACA GGCACAAAATATGAGCTGGTGGAACCTGGTTACATTGCACATGCGCTTCTTTTGAAATGCCTTGTTCACCATCTCGACTTCACAGCCAAAAAGACTGATGTTGATGATGCTCCAGAGGAGATATTTTTTGCTGAACTGACAACTATCAACAAG GAGATAAAAAACAATGGCTGCCGTTATTGCATGAATTACAATGTTCAGCATCCTAGGGATGGAGGATTCATGGCTAGGGGTGCTGGATTATTCCGTGATGA GCCTAATGATATTCCCAGAAGGGAACGTAACTCCACATCTACAGGCAGCCATGATGTAGTAAGGCCATATGCAGTGGATGCCAGAAGTGTCTATAATGAAAGAACA CCTAAAATTCGTAGGGTTCAAAATATGAGCTTGTGCAGCCTGGTTACATTACGCATGTGGATATCGGGATATGCTTTCTTCACCATCTCGACTTCACGGCTAAAAAGACTGATGTTGTTGATGCTCCAGAGGAGATGTTTTTTTGCTGAACTGACAACTATCAACAAG TGTTCAGCATCCGGGGGTGAAGGATTCATGGCTGACGGTGCTGGATTATTCCGTGATTTATAA